One Sulfolobus sp. S-194 DNA segment encodes these proteins:
- the ndhC gene encoding NADH-quinone oxidoreductase subunit A: protein MTLTQALLAFGLPVILFLLAGYGGYKILSMVVPSEYNPVKVSRFEAGNIPYGEGRLWFPLQYYGYVLVYTSIEPIVVLFFAISEASYATSFILFRDLLILLLSSIVILYPILYYAVKQVNTIEYWLLR, encoded by the coding sequence ATGACATTAACTCAAGCATTACTAGCTTTTGGGCTTCCAGTTATTTTGTTCCTTTTAGCTGGTTATGGTGGTTATAAGATACTTTCCATGGTTGTGCCTAGTGAGTATAATCCAGTTAAGGTTAGTAGATTCGAAGCTGGTAATATACCGTATGGTGAAGGTAGACTCTGGTTCCCTCTTCAATATTATGGATATGTTTTAGTATATACTTCTATTGAGCCTATTGTAGTGTTGTTTTTTGCTATATCGGAAGCCTCTTATGCAACCTCGTTTATCTTATTTAGAGATCTTTTAATACTTCTACTATCAAGCATTGTAATTTTATATCCAATACTTTATTACGCAGTAAAACAAGTGAACACTATAGAGTATTGGCTTTTAAGGTGA
- a CDS encoding NADH-quinone oxidoreductase subunit C: MAQTVQSVLNSIFSQVQSKFRVTGKVESDKRASIQVDKSQIVEVADFLKSLGFDHVKSVTAIDYPDTQEFEVIYHISSYSNIDLAKTIVALRTRVKYDDPRLPSLYKIWESVWTGERETYEMYGIIFEGHPDLRRLFLPEDFEGVYPMRKSYKIKTEGLFVDKPG; the protein is encoded by the coding sequence ATGGCTCAAACTGTTCAATCTGTATTAAATTCTATATTTTCTCAAGTTCAAAGCAAATTTAGAGTTACTGGAAAAGTAGAAAGTGATAAAAGGGCGTCTATTCAAGTAGATAAATCTCAGATAGTTGAAGTAGCAGATTTTCTCAAAAGTCTTGGTTTTGATCATGTTAAGAGTGTCACTGCAATTGACTATCCGGATACTCAGGAGTTTGAAGTAATTTATCACATTTCTTCTTATTCAAATATTGATTTAGCTAAAACTATTGTAGCCTTAAGAACAAGAGTAAAGTATGATGATCCTAGATTACCTTCTTTATATAAGATTTGGGAAAGTGTTTGGACTGGGGAAAGAGAAACATACGAAATGTACGGAATAATTTTTGAGGGCCACCCAGATTTAAGAAGATTATTTTTACCAGAAGATTTTGAAGGTGTTTATCCTATGAGAAAGAGTTATAAGATTAAGACGGAGGGGTTATTTGTTGACAAACCAGGCTAA
- a CDS encoding NADH-quinone oxidoreductase subunit D, with the protein MEVDIIPVEGELNVGPQHPGSGHMRIYVKLNGDIIVDADLDVGYVHRSVEKLSEVRNYMHLIPLVERPAILDSIHMNLGYIIAVEKILGVDVPERAQYLRTLAAEINRIASHLYGTGILAIFLGHSTGFMWGFGDREVWVEILQALTGARVTNSYVIPGGVRRDLTPAIKEMIEKAIVYQRKKVQDWYKIFVKNPNIRDRLENVGVMSRENAIKWGAVGPNLRASGVYYDVRKIEPYAAYDKVDFEIPVYKEGDAYARLLVRFEEIEQSMRILEQIIKSIPEGNILSDRFFKQIPPTRLKKWWEGQRRVVFPGYYASFRPPRGEAISRVEAARGELVYYVVSDGSPKPYRLRMITPSYSLIYVFKELCKGSRYADLVSIYGSLDYFPPEADR; encoded by the coding sequence ATGGAAGTTGACATTATACCAGTAGAGGGAGAATTAAATGTAGGTCCTCAGCATCCTGGATCTGGACATATGAGGATTTATGTTAAACTTAATGGTGATATTATTGTTGATGCTGACTTAGATGTTGGATATGTTCATAGGTCTGTTGAAAAACTAAGCGAAGTAAGAAATTATATGCACCTTATACCTTTAGTAGAGAGGCCGGCGATTTTAGATTCTATACATATGAATTTAGGCTACATAATTGCGGTAGAAAAGATTTTAGGAGTTGATGTTCCAGAGAGAGCTCAGTACTTACGTACATTAGCAGCTGAGATTAATAGAATTGCAAGTCATTTATATGGTACTGGCATATTAGCAATATTCTTAGGCCATTCTACCGGTTTTATGTGGGGCTTTGGTGATAGAGAGGTATGGGTGGAAATACTTCAAGCACTAACTGGTGCAAGGGTTACAAATTCTTACGTTATTCCAGGCGGAGTTAGAAGAGATCTTACACCAGCTATTAAAGAAATGATAGAAAAAGCAATTGTCTATCAAAGGAAAAAAGTACAAGATTGGTATAAAATTTTTGTGAAGAATCCAAATATAAGGGATAGATTAGAAAATGTTGGAGTTATGAGTAGAGAAAATGCAATTAAATGGGGAGCTGTCGGGCCTAATTTAAGAGCTTCTGGAGTATACTATGACGTTCGAAAAATAGAGCCTTATGCCGCTTATGACAAGGTTGATTTTGAGATACCAGTATATAAAGAAGGAGATGCCTATGCTAGATTATTAGTTAGATTTGAAGAAATCGAACAAAGTATGAGAATATTAGAGCAGATAATAAAGAGTATTCCAGAGGGAAATATATTAAGCGATAGATTCTTTAAGCAAATTCCTCCTACAAGATTAAAGAAATGGTGGGAGGGCCAAAGGAGAGTTGTATTTCCCGGTTATTATGCCTCATTTAGACCTCCAAGAGGGGAAGCAATTTCTAGAGTTGAGGCTGCTAGAGGAGAACTAGTTTATTATGTAGTAAGTGATGGTTCTCCTAAGCCTTATAGATTAAGAATGATAACTCCTTCTTATAGTTTAATATACGTTTTTAAAGAGTTATGTAAAGGTTCACGATATGCTGATTTGGTTTCGATTTATGGTAGTCTAGATTATTTCCCTCCGGAGGCGGATAGGTAA
- the nuoH gene encoding NADH-quinone oxidoreductase subunit NuoH translates to MDILSAIRYYFFYPSFFAVIIFPGLIFTTIILLLTIWFERKAAARVQMRIGPLYVSKRTGGITQLIADAIRLVFSEIIIPTGVNPTLYVLAPIFPITFSFIPMVLIPFSVIPQSGSILSPYFHFFFDPNINSGVFVGYFLPYNMILILGLASVVPVFILLQAWATNNRFAIVGAVREALLSVSYDVLLVMSVVAIAIEYHTLDIAKVVESGIPGIVANPLAAIVFLVGMLMGTGRFPFEIVEAETELVIGPSTEYSGFLFVLAMGGSYISTFALSFVFSDLFLGGWLPLNGLPGASLNAIKAIVVLWFTVFLRSVYGRYRIDQALRGSWKYFFPLALASLLLGVVVGYLWIR, encoded by the coding sequence GTGGATATACTTTCAGCTATTAGATACTATTTCTTTTATCCATCTTTTTTTGCAGTAATTATATTTCCTGGATTAATATTTACTACAATAATATTATTACTTACAATATGGTTTGAGAGGAAAGCTGCTGCCAGGGTTCAAATGCGAATTGGTCCTTTATATGTATCAAAAAGGACTGGTGGTATTACACAGTTAATAGCTGATGCTATAAGACTGGTCTTCTCAGAAATAATTATTCCAACCGGAGTGAATCCTACACTTTATGTTTTAGCCCCAATATTTCCTATAACATTTAGTTTTATACCAATGGTTCTTATACCTTTTTCAGTAATACCACAAAGCGGCTCAATATTATCACCATACTTCCATTTCTTCTTTGACCCTAACATAAATAGTGGAGTTTTTGTAGGCTACTTTTTGCCATATAATATGATTTTAATTTTAGGATTAGCTTCCGTTGTTCCAGTTTTTATATTGCTTCAGGCATGGGCTACTAATAATAGGTTCGCTATTGTGGGTGCAGTTAGAGAAGCCTTATTGTCCGTATCATACGATGTTCTTTTAGTAATGTCAGTTGTTGCAATTGCAATAGAGTATCATACGTTAGATATTGCTAAGGTTGTAGAATCTGGAATACCTGGTATTGTTGCTAATCCTTTAGCTGCTATTGTTTTTCTAGTTGGTATGTTAATGGGAACTGGGAGATTTCCATTTGAAATAGTAGAAGCTGAAACAGAGTTAGTTATAGGTCCTTCAACAGAGTATAGTGGCTTTCTATTCGTTTTAGCGATGGGGGGAAGTTATATTTCGACTTTTGCATTATCGTTTGTTTTCTCTGATCTCTTCTTGGGCGGATGGCTTCCATTAAATGGTTTACCAGGAGCTTCACTAAATGCAATAAAGGCTATAGTTGTCTTATGGTTTACTGTGTTTTTAAGAAGTGTTTATGGTAGATACAGAATAGATCAAGCTTTAAGGGGAAGTTGGAAATATTTCTTTCCCTTAGCTTTAGCTTCCTTATTATTAGGTGTGGTGGTGGGTTATTTATGGATAAGGTGA
- the nuoI gene encoding NADH-quinone oxidoreductase subunit NuoI yields the protein MDKVKEYKKEKNPFRLFVDHLNAVGTGIKYMIQPQRITLKYPEESLTLPTGYRGMIRLYKDVCIGCTLCALICPADAMKMVTEGGKKFPSINYGRCVFCGFCVDVCPVDALKETRVHDAVFTNRRDLVFRPDRFDQDFDQPIPSQSIVKKVRAVVDEKKGIKYVPDE from the coding sequence ATGGATAAGGTGAAAGAATATAAAAAAGAAAAAAATCCGTTTAGATTATTTGTAGATCATTTAAATGCAGTAGGAACTGGAATAAAGTATATGATACAACCTCAAAGAATAACATTGAAATACCCAGAAGAATCGCTAACATTACCAACTGGTTATAGGGGAATGATAAGGTTATACAAAGATGTTTGTATAGGATGTACTCTATGTGCATTAATTTGTCCAGCAGATGCAATGAAAATGGTAACTGAGGGAGGAAAGAAGTTTCCCTCAATTAACTATGGTAGATGTGTATTCTGTGGTTTCTGTGTAGACGTATGTCCAGTGGATGCTTTAAAAGAGACTAGAGTGCATGATGCTGTGTTTACCAATAGAAGAGATTTAGTATTTAGACCAGATAGGTTTGATCAAGATTTTGATCAACCAATACCTTCTCAAAGTATAGTGAAAAAAGTTAGAGCTGTTGTTGATGAAAAGAAGGGGATCAAATATGTCCCTGACGAGTGA
- a CDS encoding NADH-quinone oxidoreductase subunit J has translation MSLTSDFQISFFVFFGIISIASALFITRQKNVFYAAIGLIFLGISVASMIALINFAYSFYSAFHILLYVGSTVVFLAISLVMFRGLNVKEVKISWAPIIALLVGVFVFIDIFATFSSITPISTLEVFSLQTLANEILQNYWFPALILIIALLTTMIEAISLARRD, from the coding sequence ATGTCCCTGACGAGTGATTTTCAAATTTCATTTTTTGTATTTTTTGGAATAATAAGTATTGCTTCTGCGCTATTTATAACTAGGCAAAAGAACGTATTTTATGCAGCAATAGGTCTAATATTTTTAGGGATATCCGTTGCTTCTATGATAGCGTTAATTAATTTTGCCTATTCGTTCTATTCGGCATTTCATATTTTACTCTATGTTGGTTCAACTGTAGTGTTTTTAGCAATTTCTCTAGTAATGTTTAGAGGGTTAAATGTTAAAGAGGTTAAGATAAGTTGGGCCCCTATAATAGCTTTACTTGTTGGTGTTTTTGTGTTTATTGATATATTTGCCACTTTCTCTAGTATAACGCCAATTTCAACACTAGAGGTCTTTAGTTTACAAACTTTAGCTAATGAAATTTTACAAAACTATTGGTTCCCAGCACTTATCTTAATAATAGCACTTCTAACAACTATGATTGAGGCTATATCTCTTGCAAGGAGGGATTAA
- a CDS encoding NADH-quinone oxidoreductase subunit K produces the protein MILPYFGLVIGIILGSIGVYGLLNSKNIVRILLSSEIIFNSSILLVFSASAILGKVYLPIIFSIFAVSMGLVEVVVAFAAIILYYRNKNSLEVE, from the coding sequence ATGATTCTTCCTTACTTCGGTTTAGTTATAGGTATAATCCTTGGAAGTATAGGAGTATATGGGTTGCTAAATAGTAAAAATATAGTAAGAATACTTCTGTCATCAGAAATTATATTTAATTCTTCGATACTACTTGTTTTTTCGGCTTCTGCAATATTAGGCAAAGTATATCTTCCTATTATTTTTTCTATTTTTGCTGTTAGTATGGGATTAGTCGAAGTTGTAGTTGCTTTTGCAGCCATAATTCTTTACTATAGAAATAAGAATTCTCTAGAGGTGGAATAA
- a CDS encoding proton-conducting transporter membrane subunit: MISLFIFVISFIIASIIFFIKDKRISGILSFLSIVINVYFLFRYGLFYKFYVTNYVGNFGFTVNDLNYPLIITILVVTLVTVYYSQRYMEKRFHELGYGNWGLYYALYSLFAISMLYVVVSINLLELYIFLEISLITSFLLILLYGYGDRRRISLLYFIWTHVGTILTLASIVILGLVSGKMDIYSSFGQLYNYSTIAYAPLIFISGVIGMLIKGAQAGFNIWLPYAHGEAPTPISVLLSPNMVGLGIFVVITYYYLFPSFSFLAPIFIAWAIITMIYGGINALAQRDFKRFLAYSSVSQMGYMLLGASISFFIGLKSSDLTLPLGVIASVLIYASHGFGKALLFMSAGAAITELEERDIEKLGGLYLVSPLHTTLSFIGILNILGLPPTVGLVSEVLLLMSAGQLVPLIGEGFFVLLVALLMIAIGMSSGYATYLFKKVYSNIKERKESLDNLYEYSIPMIITAIVSLIFFFYPELMAHSLSNFIQTFSANSLSLFLIVFLPAMGSLIALVIPMSQDARGSIVTIAIGVSMILAIINLINSVHSPLFVPQSATTIFSYFTFSSSLLQALLGVFVSSLAFFISMYSIGYMKEDSVLRRYWGFFGFFVSSMLAVIYADNVLLFLAGWEGTSLASYGLISYWLDDNERNVVGDFGRKVFGIEYLSRPTTSGIRAMIFTRIGDVGLIVGLGYLMYLTTLSDYSGITTIYTGLFSVLHALYALPYGWVILLLMFLGGLGKSAQFPLTQWLLTAMTGPTPVSALIHAATMVNLGAILTFFIYPFLVYPSPQTTLFMSIMVGISMFTAIYTSTSALASNEQKLILAYSTADQISLMILSSSIGGLLASVTSNLNYLYAGILIGFIQMLAHGTYKASLFMNAGSVIHFTENRYVGVFKRLYRKLRSVFVLQLLAALNLASIPPLIGFWAHDLIGVLASNTSLFPLYVITEFLGGVYIIRYVIKAFLWNNGEEVKEESHVHPLMIISPAILVITSIILGVVFLTSLVPFFTSIGLSSSFISLDLPSVLLAIIGVAIALVFYLNGLDLGKYPGARPLVDFLYYGWFVNPAFDKFGIAGYRFAKGVYEKFEYGVIDLSLNIRLPQGLIRAGNNIFRKTETGILRDYIFMYLVGLVILAFIIIFFIMGV; the protein is encoded by the coding sequence ATGATATCATTGTTTATTTTCGTTATATCTTTTATTATTGCATCAATAATATTTTTTATAAAAGATAAAAGAATATCTGGAATACTTTCTTTCTTGTCTATAGTAATCAATGTCTATTTCTTATTTAGATATGGATTGTTTTACAAGTTTTATGTTACTAATTATGTAGGTAATTTTGGGTTTACGGTTAATGACTTGAACTATCCTCTTATAATAACAATCTTAGTAGTCACTTTAGTTACTGTTTACTACTCTCAAAGATATATGGAGAAAAGATTTCATGAGCTGGGTTATGGTAATTGGGGATTGTATTACGCGTTATATTCACTTTTTGCAATATCAATGCTCTACGTAGTAGTTTCAATTAACTTATTAGAGCTCTATATATTCCTTGAAATATCCCTAATTACCTCATTTCTGTTAATTTTACTTTATGGATATGGTGATAGAAGAAGGATAAGCTTATTATACTTTATATGGACCCATGTAGGTACTATTTTGACCTTAGCCTCAATAGTTATCTTGGGTTTAGTCAGTGGGAAAATGGATATCTATAGTAGTTTTGGTCAACTGTATAACTATTCCACTATAGCTTATGCTCCCTTGATTTTTATATCAGGAGTAATAGGTATGCTTATTAAAGGTGCTCAAGCAGGGTTTAATATTTGGCTTCCTTATGCACACGGTGAGGCACCTACTCCAATTTCTGTTCTCTTAAGTCCTAACATGGTAGGGCTAGGCATATTTGTAGTCATAACCTATTATTACTTGTTCCCATCATTTTCATTCTTAGCTCCTATATTCATAGCTTGGGCAATAATAACCATGATATATGGAGGCATAAATGCTCTTGCCCAAAGGGATTTTAAAAGGTTTTTAGCATATTCGAGCGTGTCACAGATGGGTTATATGTTACTGGGTGCTTCAATCTCCTTTTTTATAGGTCTAAAATCTTCAGATTTAACATTACCTCTGGGAGTAATAGCTTCGGTCTTAATTTATGCGTCTCACGGTTTTGGAAAAGCGTTACTCTTCATGAGTGCTGGAGCAGCTATAACTGAGCTAGAAGAGAGAGACATAGAAAAATTAGGCGGACTTTATCTGGTTTCTCCGTTACATACAACATTATCATTTATAGGCATTCTTAATATTTTAGGACTACCGCCAACTGTAGGTTTAGTTAGTGAAGTTTTGTTACTAATGTCTGCGGGTCAATTAGTACCATTAATCGGTGAAGGTTTCTTTGTGCTTCTTGTTGCTTTGCTGATGATAGCAATAGGAATGTCTTCAGGTTACGCTACTTATTTATTTAAGAAAGTTTATTCAAACATCAAGGAAAGAAAAGAAAGCTTAGATAATTTATACGAGTACTCAATTCCAATGATAATAACAGCGATAGTTAGTCTCATATTCTTCTTCTACCCAGAACTTATGGCTCATTCACTAAGCAATTTCATTCAAACTTTTTCCGCTAATTCTCTAAGTCTTTTCCTTATTGTATTCTTACCAGCTATGGGTTCTTTAATAGCTCTTGTTATTCCAATGAGTCAAGATGCTAGAGGAAGTATAGTTACTATAGCAATAGGTGTATCAATGATACTAGCAATTATTAACTTGATAAACTCTGTTCACTCACCATTATTTGTTCCACAAAGTGCTACCACTATATTTAGCTACTTTACATTCAGCTCATCACTTTTACAAGCACTTTTAGGTGTATTTGTTTCCTCACTAGCTTTCTTTATTTCTATGTATAGTATTGGTTACATGAAAGAAGATAGTGTCTTGAGAAGATATTGGGGATTTTTCGGTTTCTTTGTTTCTTCAATGTTAGCTGTGATATACGCAGACAATGTGTTGTTATTCTTAGCTGGTTGGGAGGGAACTAGTCTTGCATCTTACGGTTTAATTAGTTACTGGTTAGATGATAACGAAAGGAATGTTGTAGGTGACTTTGGTAGAAAGGTGTTTGGAATAGAATACTTATCAAGACCTACAACTAGCGGTATACGAGCAATGATATTTACTAGAATTGGAGATGTAGGCTTGATAGTAGGTTTAGGTTACTTAATGTATTTGACTACTTTGTCTGACTATTCTGGTATAACTACTATTTATACTGGATTATTTTCAGTCTTACACGCATTATACGCTCTTCCCTATGGTTGGGTAATTTTACTCTTGATGTTCTTAGGAGGTCTAGGTAAAAGTGCCCAATTCCCATTAACTCAGTGGCTATTAACGGCCATGACTGGTCCAACACCTGTTAGTGCCCTAATACATGCAGCAACAATGGTTAATCTGGGTGCAATTTTAACATTCTTTATATATCCCTTCTTAGTTTATCCAAGTCCTCAAACAACACTATTTATGAGTATTATGGTAGGAATCTCAATGTTTACTGCAATCTATACAAGTACTTCTGCATTGGCTTCAAATGAGCAAAAATTAATTTTAGCTTATTCCACAGCTGATCAGATTTCATTAATGATTTTATCGTCCTCAATAGGAGGTTTACTGGCCTCAGTAACTTCTAATCTTAACTATCTGTATGCTGGAATCTTAATTGGTTTTATACAAATGCTAGCCCACGGAACATATAAAGCCTCATTATTCATGAATGCGGGTAGTGTAATTCATTTTACTGAAAATAGATATGTAGGAGTATTCAAGCGTTTATATAGAAAATTAAGGAGCGTATTTGTCCTTCAATTATTAGCTGCCCTTAATCTGGCGAGTATACCTCCTTTGATAGGATTCTGGGCACACGACTTAATTGGTGTTCTAGCTTCTAACACTTCATTATTTCCACTATATGTAATAACTGAATTTTTAGGTGGCGTCTATATAATTCGATATGTAATAAAAGCATTTTTATGGAATAATGGTGAAGAAGTTAAAGAAGAGAGCCACGTACATCCATTGATGATTATATCCCCGGCAATATTAGTTATTACATCTATAATACTTGGTGTTGTATTTTTGACCTCTCTTGTCCCGTTTTTCACAAGTATAGGTCTAAGTAGTTCATTCATATCTCTTGATTTACCATCAGTTCTATTAGCTATTATAGGTGTTGCTATAGCATTAGTATTCTATCTAAATGGTTTAGATTTAGGAAAATATCCTGGAGCAAGACCATTAGTTGACTTCTTATACTATGGTTGGTTTGTTAATCCAGCGTTTGATAAATTTGGGATTGCAGGATACAGGTTTGCTAAAGGTGTATATGAAAAGTTTGAATATGGTGTTATTGATTTATCATTAAATATACGATTACCTCAAGGGCTCATAAGAGCAGGGAATAATATTTTCAGGAAAACTGAAACAGGAATTTTGCGCGATTACATTTTTATGTATCTAGTAGGTCTTGTAATTCTTGCTTTTATCATAATCTTTTTCATTATGGGGGTGTAA
- the nuoN gene encoding NADH-quinone oxidoreductase subunit NuoN produces the protein MILQYIPIVLPSILIVFSSIAVLYIDNGSRSRYIIAVDLSIGTLLVSFLTLIIFYGLGYYDYSIFSSTLYLSNFGYFIAISAILATIIVIYGGMESLEPIKTRSSFLSLAMLTDLGVIYLGFAYNVITILASWGIASAATYVIAMIRKDYSSTIAGVKYLIMGLLSSSLMVLGFAFFILGIGSLSLDATINYQTLVILGIMLLSVAFLFKVGAFPFQAWLPDVYSMSDRVSVAFVSSVGKIVGIAPLFDIVYFLKPSGIVGLSIFVIFALITVMSLIFGNIVAFSRQDFASMLAYSSITQVGFMLIAITMLPYNPTVSISGLMVYLLAYSIAQSGLFIALSHIEKVSGTSYIEGFRGMSSSDKALAFAVSVLLLSLLGIPPILGFWAKLFVLEASFSQPWLTIIGFLNSAVSAGYYIPPIREIFREGEFRNVNSTERDAVIIASILSIALGIVAPLIVGVIS, from the coding sequence ATGATACTCCAATATATTCCTATAGTTCTTCCTTCAATTTTAATAGTATTTTCATCTATAGCGGTTCTATATATTGATAATGGTAGTAGAAGTAGATATATTATAGCAGTTGATTTGTCTATTGGTACTCTCCTGGTTTCTTTTTTAACTTTAATAATTTTTTACGGGTTAGGATATTACGACTACTCCATATTTTCTTCTACTCTTTATCTATCTAATTTCGGATATTTTATTGCAATATCAGCAATATTAGCTACAATTATAGTCATTTATGGAGGAATGGAAAGTTTAGAGCCTATTAAGACTAGATCCTCTTTCTTATCCTTAGCGATGTTAACAGATTTAGGTGTAATTTATTTAGGTTTTGCATATAATGTAATTACCATACTAGCATCATGGGGTATAGCATCTGCCGCAACTTATGTAATCGCAATGATTAGGAAAGACTACTCTTCAACTATTGCTGGTGTAAAATACTTGATTATGGGGTTACTCTCAAGTTCTCTAATGGTTTTAGGTTTCGCATTCTTCATTTTGGGAATTGGTTCTCTATCCTTAGATGCTACTATAAACTATCAAACTTTAGTAATATTGGGGATTATGCTTCTTTCAGTAGCTTTCCTCTTTAAAGTAGGGGCTTTTCCATTTCAAGCATGGCTTCCTGATGTATATTCTATGTCAGACAGAGTATCTGTAGCATTTGTATCAAGTGTAGGTAAAATAGTAGGTATTGCTCCTCTCTTTGACATAGTCTATTTCTTAAAACCATCTGGTATAGTAGGACTCTCTATATTCGTAATTTTCGCTTTGATTACAGTGATGAGTTTAATCTTTGGGAATATAGTAGCTTTTTCTAGGCAAGATTTTGCATCAATGCTGGCTTATAGTAGTATTACCCAAGTAGGGTTTATGTTAATCGCAATAACTATGCTACCTTACAATCCTACAGTCTCTATTAGTGGTTTGATGGTTTATTTGCTGGCTTATTCGATAGCTCAATCTGGTTTATTTATTGCTCTGTCTCATATAGAGAAAGTCAGTGGAACTAGCTATATTGAAGGTTTTAGAGGAATGAGTTCTAGTGATAAAGCATTGGCATTTGCTGTTTCAGTGTTACTCTTAAGTCTATTAGGTATACCACCAATATTGGGATTTTGGGCTAAATTATTTGTTCTAGAAGCATCGTTCTCACAACCGTGGTTAACCATTATTGGGTTTTTGAATAGTGCAGTATCAGCTGGATATTACATACCGCCAATCAGAGAAATTTTTAGAGAAGGAGAGTTTAGGAATGTGAATTCTACAGAAAGAGATGCAGTAATTATAGCATCAATTTTAAGTATAGCTTTGGGTATAGTAGCACCATTGATAGTAGGTGTTATATCTTGA
- a CDS encoding L-myo-inositol-1-phosphate synthase, which translates to MIKVAIFGVGNVASALLQGLEWLKEGKSLPGLLDLNISPTEIEVVKAFDIDKRKVGKKISEAIFMKPNVVKKYVDVKSDVIVERGPTLDGLEGSLSNIIEESEEKPVDVENELKDVDVSISLLPAGTQQANEYYANASLNANVAFINATPAEIINIYALKFAEKKIPLFGDDLLSQIGGTILHTGIIEFLKSRGVKVTRTYQIDISGNTETYVTLEEWRKDLKKGIKSNFISSYADDSQVIAGTSDYVEFLGDRRVSYMSIEGIYSFGVPFKLDISFKTEDAPNAVVPLIDLIRLAKIAKDNRIGGAIPQICGYYFKRPPKIYSSLEEAKHELFKFVKMMTEPRLDR; encoded by the coding sequence TTGATTAAGGTTGCAATTTTTGGTGTAGGAAATGTTGCAAGTGCTCTTTTACAGGGTTTAGAATGGTTAAAGGAAGGAAAAAGTTTGCCGGGCTTATTAGACCTTAATATTTCACCTACAGAAATAGAAGTCGTAAAGGCTTTTGATATAGATAAAAGGAAAGTAGGAAAAAAGATATCTGAAGCTATTTTTATGAAACCTAACGTAGTAAAAAAATATGTAGATGTGAAGTCAGATGTTATCGTCGAAAGAGGGCCAACACTAGATGGATTAGAAGGTTCATTATCTAACATTATCGAAGAATCTGAAGAGAAGCCAGTGGATGTTGAGAACGAGCTAAAAGATGTTGATGTGTCAATAAGTCTATTACCAGCCGGTACACAGCAAGCCAATGAATATTATGCAAATGCATCACTTAATGCAAATGTAGCTTTTATTAATGCAACACCTGCAGAAATAATTAATATATATGCTCTTAAATTTGCTGAGAAGAAAATACCATTATTTGGTGATGATTTGTTAAGCCAAATAGGTGGAACAATTTTACATACTGGTATTATAGAGTTTTTGAAAAGTAGGGGAGTGAAAGTAACAAGAACATATCAAATTGATATTTCAGGGAATACAGAGACTTATGTTACATTAGAAGAATGGAGAAAAGATTTGAAAAAAGGAATTAAATCAAATTTTATTTCATCTTATGCTGATGATTCTCAAGTAATTGCTGGTACTTCAGATTACGTAGAATTTTTAGGAGATAGAAGAGTAAGCTATATGAGTATTGAAGGGATATACTCATTTGGTGTTCCATTTAAACTAGATATTTCGTTCAAAACAGAAGACGCTCCTAATGCTGTAGTACCTTTAATAGATTTAATAAGATTAGCTAAAATAGCTAAGGATAATAGAATTGGTGGTGCAATACCGCAAATCTGTGGATACTACTTCAAGAGACCACCAAAAATTTATTCTTCTTTAGAAGAAGCTAAACATGAGTTATTCAAATTTGTTAAGATGATGACTGAACCCCGGCTAGATCGATGA